TTTGATTGCTTTTCACAGAAACAAGGTACTGTTAACTTTAACTTCAATGACTCATTGAATATTTTGATCTACCAGTACTACACTACTATTGAAGAATTACTCCATTGCCATTactaaagataagaaaaaaataaagtgcaaTACTACTGCAGTTCATGAAACTCCAAAATGCATAAACTATTAAGAGAAATTCTACAAAAATATATGTAACGTGAGAAACCTGAAAGACATTTTCTGTTGGTGGTTTATGAAGTTCCCTTGGCTGATTCATGACTTGAACATGGTCCTCTCCTCTCTGCTTGATCAATGGAACTGGTCTGAACCTGCGAGACTCACCGAGTTTGGAGTACTTGGAAGGGTTGATCAGCTTGGAATCATCAAGAGAAACGCTTCTATCAGGCCTTCTAGGCACAACCACGGATCGATTATCATGTGTGCTCATGCACACTGCTGTTGATGCCTGAGAATGGCACATGAAACCCCTTCTCACCATTTTCCTACTGCTTTTGGTTTTCTGACTCATCATGTTCATCATAGAGGAGAGGTTATAGAAGGGGGATGGTGAAGCAGAAAGTGTTAGTTTTCGAAGGAAACAAAAGAGACTGTGGTGTCAAAATATACACTATTGTAAATAGTGATGATAATGCAATGCTGATCagtgtatatatttatatatatatatatgatgatgaAGAGAAATGATGTCATTATGACTTAAGTCTTAAGCTAACAGTGGATTTCACTGCAAGTAGTGTTAAGTGTAGAgatgtttttgttattttatctgatatatataaatattactaTGATACAACAGTGTCTAAAATCTTGTCCTTTTCATAGGTTAATGCTGAGAAATTGACAATAGCCTTCTTTtgatataaataagaaaaacttCATGCTAGTGTCTCAAGTTTAATTTGACCCATTAGAGGGTGAAAAGTAAAATCATATCATAAATGATTATGCTGTCATTAtctaatcataaaaatatatatacagatacaatgtagaaaataagaaactttgtattttattttcctccaaaagtTTTGATCAGACTTAACAATAATTGTCTAATTTAGTTTACTAAACATAATCTGATGCTTGAGTAACTACTTTTTATAGGGATAAGGTAGAGTTAATGTGTTGAGCAGAACCCCAGTGGGGGTAACAGAAAATGTGGCTAATAACCATGTATGGTCAAAGGATCAGTTGAGGTACAAACATTAAATTTGATGCGGTTAAGGCAGTTACAACTTACAAATGTTGAGGTTTTCATAATAACAATGCTGACAGCTCAAAAGATGCTCCAGCTCCATTATTTGAACTttgtaattaactttttgtGTGATTAGTTTTCATTAGTAATGGATttataacattaattaattaaggtgGCAGTAGGTTTGACACTTTGACCCATGAAAACAGTGACTAATGCTGAGTGCACAAAGCAGTGGTGAGTTATGAGTAATAATAATACGTTACACTACTTTATGCCTTTATTCATTCCCTTTCCTTTGTTTTCAGAAGGGACCACATCCTTTCACTCAATTCCTTCTGGAAATTCCTCCACTCTGGAGAAAGTACCGTACCTATAATTAAATGCAGAACTTGATGGCAAACTATAGAAGCTAATACGTAATGTGTTTTCAATTAAATTATGCACTCAATAAATAACGAACAAACTTCATCAACATTACATTCAAGAAACTTACTCTTCAATTACAACTAATTTTCTATAACTGCATTAGGAAAAGCAGCAACCCTATCTCAGAATATCCAATTCGATCCGATCTATATTTCTACTTGCTAGTTAATTTGTGAATCGGATAAAGTGTGAATTGAGATTCAATTCTACTCAACTAACCCacactatatatataatgtgtTAAAGGTGagtatcaaatttttaatcactgaaataagatttttatttatttatataaaagtcaattttgtaaaattattgtaatatattcatcaaattattgcatattgtattttttatgatCTCAAATAGATCGGATACCTGCAGATTAAAGACGGATAAATTAAGGTTGTCATTTTAgaaatttacaaataaaataaaattaaatttaaataaaaaaattaatccacaaataaaattagaattgaatCTATATCTTATTTTAGTCTGTTGGTTGCCATTTCTAGTTATTATCATTATGTACATCGTCCaacttaataattataaaattaaagtttaattttattgatagcTTTATACTTAAGGCAATAAAACATCAATCTATGCGCAGACCTTTGAGGTAGACTAGCTTATGTAAACACTTGCATTGGCGAATAGTGCAAATTCATGTTTGCATTGTTGGTAAATGCTAGCATGTCTATATGTAATggtctaatttattaaaaaaatatttaatttaaaaaatataaaaataaataatttttattaatttaatatttattataaaaaaaaacaaatttgacAGATTTAATGCCAAATTTAtagacataaaaaaaaaaacttgttgCAGAAACCCGAAACTATTATAAGAGGGAACGTCACTACATCAATTTTTTACCTGTTTTTTTCTAATTCCAGAGTTGCATTTCGTTTTAGCATTCTTTTATGTGTgagtttttatttgaaaataaactcataaataaaaatgaattatatacattatttttatttacacaatatattttactttttctcATTGAAAGAAAAGAtcaattataacaaaatttatgtaaaaaaaagtgtaaatatcatgtttagtataaatatattACATATTATTCTGAGCTATTATCTGGAACTAAAGTAAATTTAAACCTAAATAcgagatttaattttttttttaaatttttgatttatttactGATACAGTAGTGATTTATCTAactatattatttgaattatggTGGTAGATACTTGcaaaaatctttaatgcttaagttaaaaagaattttagataaattttaagTAAAATTGAGATTGAAAAAATCTGAGTTTGATGAGatatttatagaaataagtaaTGACTTGgacattatttttatatctatttACTTGTGGTAGTAGATAATTTCTTTATATTTATGAAGTTATTTCATGTTCTGGTAGTGATGGATAGTATTTAAAGTAGTAGATGATAAATGTTTTATTTGTCATGCAAGTCGGATCGTGTACGAACTATAGTACCGTATTTCAAGTAGGTCGGGTAGGTTAACTCAGGTAACTTTTTGGATTgatcttatttaatataataatcttCTATAAATCTTCTGTAAAATTATATTAGCTTTAATTGGACCATAACTGGACCATAACTTTATTTTCGAGTCCTGATATGAACATATAAAGGTGGAAATGGGTAGGATAGGGTTTGAATCCAACTTTAATCTTACCCgcaagttaaaattttttatataaactcaaCTCTACTCTACTCGCGAATTGAGAATATTCCAACTCTAACCCTACTCGTTTTTAACTTGTGGGTTACCAAAAAGATGtaacattattatataatttcatGATAATTTCAAATAGAACTGACttttatgtgaaaaaaaaacatatcaattaatgattttctCTTAGTGGCTAAGAATTTTTTGCATTTAGTGAGAAGTCTTTGCTTCAATATcaatttaaaacatattttttgtataagtatatattatatcaataaagCTCCACATCCAAATAATTTAACCAACTAAGTCTTTTAGATTCACGCGCTTCTTCttcgtcgtcttcttcttcttgttgttttaAATTCACCTACGCACATTCTTCTTCTCCCATgatgtttctttatttttcaatttcgtTACCGCCGTCACCAACAACacctcatcctcttccttctcttttttttttcttattggaatttcttcttctccttccttttCATCATTCTCCTCCATCGTCATCAGCATCATGGTTATCATCCTTATCGTCATTGTCTTCTTCTAATACGTATCGTTGTTATCGTTATCGTTATcgtcataaaaatttttctgaTCTAAAATTGATTTGGATGGATTTTTGTTCAAAATTAACTTGGTCTGTGCTTCTTTTGAAACGAGTTTGTTTGTGTATCgtcatcattaagtaatttcggttcattcgaaatttaatttttggttcattctagatgtaatttcggttcatttttgAGTGAATTTCTGATCATTCAATTTTGTTTGTGTACTTGTTTTCGaacacaatcaatcaatcattaagTAATTATGCTTCATTCTGAATTTAAATAAGGTGCACTTGGTCTGTGCTAGTTTTGAAACGAGTTTGTTTGTGTATCGTCATCgttaaataattttggttcattcgGAGTTTGATTTTCGGTTCATTCTAGatgtaatttcggttcatttctgatTGAATTTCTGATCATTCAATTTTGTTTCTGTATTTGTTTTTGAATacaatcattaagtaatttcggttcattctagatttaaataaggtgcacttggtctatgcttgttttgaaatgagtttgtttGTGTATCGTCATCATTAAGTAAGGTGCACTTGGTCTATTCTTGTTTTGAAACGAGTTTTTTTTGTGTATCgtcatcattaagtaatttcggttcattcaGAATTTGATTTTCGGTTCATTCTGAgtgtaattttggttcatttatgAGTAAATTAAGGTGCATTTCGTCTCGTTGTTTTGCACAATTCAAAAATCTTCCTTCTCACATACTcttttgagagaaataaaacCAATAAAAAGAGACGAAAAATcgaacaaaaaagaagaaacaagaataaaaaactcctcaaaactcctcatcatgttcttctttttcttgtccggttcatcttctcctttttgttttttccttctcataattcttcttgttttaccctattaacaatcataaaaaatgaaaaaatcaaacaaagaagaagaaacgcaTAATGCTACAAAATCACTTGATGGAtttggatgtgtttttgttttcgAACGTAATTGTTAAGTGATTTCGGTTCATTCTGGATTTAAATAAGGTGCACTTGGTCTGTGCTTGTTTTGAAACGAGTTTGTTTGTGTATCgtcatcattaagtaattttggttcattcgAAATTTAATTTTCGGatgtaattttggttcatttctgaGTGAATTTCTGATCATTCAATTTTGTTTGTGTGCTTGTTTTTGAACgtaatcattaagtaatttcgatTCATTATAGATTTAAATAATGTGCATTTGGTCTATACTTGTTTTGGAACGAGTTTGTTTAtgtatcatcatcattaaacaatTTCGgttcattcaaaatttaattttcggtTCACTCTAGatgtaatttcggttcatttctaaGTTAATTAAAGTGCATTTGGTCTCGTTTTACAGAAttcaaaacacataatgctgcaaaattactaaggaaaggagaaagaaaagaaaaaaaatacaacaacaacagcaacaacaaaagaatgacaaTGAAGAGAAAACACGCGAAGaacaaggagaaggaggaaaaaaaggaggaggaagaggaggaggaacgtGAAGAAGACGACGACGACGATAATGCGTGTATAATCATGATATTTTAATGAGAGTGTTTTTGTTGGTGTTGAGTAGGGGTGGAAAAAGGCCAGGCGGCCTGCCAGGAGCCTGCAGCCTGGCCTGTGTTTGGCCTGacctggcctggcctgttataaaataggtacAGGCCGAGGCTCTTTTAAAAgccttaatacattaataggccaggcataaatatgttaaaagtttaaaactttttataaatattaaatatacgacatattacatataactatttttattaaaaaataatttttttaaataatatttttttttgtaaaaaaaattatcaggccTTTTAACAGGCTTCAGGCCAGGCCAGGATGAATAACAGGCCAGACCTAGTACTTTATAAAGAGCCTATAACAGGCTGCAGGCCAGGCTCAGGCCAATCAACTGTATAACAGGCCAGGCCTGTTAAGAGCAAAGCCTGGCCTGGCTTGGCCTGTTTCCACCCCTAGTGTTGAGTCTACTTGGTTGATCTTGGATAACGATAATGATTAGATGTGTAACAGATCtgataatatatacatatataggatGCGGGTTAGTTGAATAGAGTTGAGGTTCAGCTCGCACCCTATCCGACCCGCATGGAAACTTTACTCGCACCATACTCTATCTGCTGCAGATCGAATTAACAACTtacttgattgaattgaattggattGAATACTTACAGATAAGGTGTATATTACCACTCCTATCAACACATATTTACCTCAAATAACTTTATTTGTATAATTGTATGATATTTTTCACTGCATATCGcatatttttaacattaaataatggtaatgattaaaattaaaaaattattattttctaaaattctatttttaaattttaattttttaaatatgattttttttttcaaagtaagTTGGCCGCACTCTTGTACTGTATAGAGTTTGCCTAACCCCGGCCAACtccatttaaaattaaaaaaaattagctaacTCAGATTTTTAACCTTCACAATGGACAAAGGAATAAgttgtatttttattggggAAATaatggttttttttatttataatagaaaaaaatcctTATTAAATAAGACTTATTCTCATGTATGTATTTTTGGAGACGATAAAATGGTTGTCATTGTCGCTAGTAATGTTGAAGAGGCCatacttatttttttgtatatttgtgTGTACTCTTAAATACGATGATAATgtcttaaaaatttgaatttcgaatattttagaaaaaaaattaaagtaaagttCGTAGGAGTATTATAAAGTTTGTCGAGTTTGCGGGATGCAGCAAACTCAAcctaaattagaaaaataaatcgtatttaaaaagttaaaattaaaaaataaaatttaaaaaataataaattttttattttattttagtaaaaaatatgTGTATACAAAGGTATTATAGTATTTTTGATAAGGATTTGGATtcttaaagtttgaatttcactttagagaataaagtgtgatcttttacCATTGATTTCATAAGTGGGATTGAAAGAGAGATTATTCAAGAATAAAAGATTACACTTTActtttgaaattcaaactttagaggatctaaatccttctcataatttattttgtaaatcacagaaaaaagacaaatataaaaTTGTGTAAGATTTAGGCCGTACACCAAACGTGGGACCCTTAAATGGACGGCAGAGATTGCCCCAACAACTTGGACGCAGTGAAAGGGATATGATACCTTTCACGCAGTTGCGTTTACACACTACACTTTCTGAGAGGAACACACTTTGGAAATTTAGAATCACAAAACCCTGTTTCTATCTCTAATATTCATGATCCATCCCGTGTTACCCCTTCTTCAGAAATAGGGGTTTGGGATAAAGTAACGATTTTTCGATCAGTTTCCCAGTGATTGTTCGTTGAGGTTCCTAATTGACTTTCTGGGTCTTTTTAAATTCCCATTTTTGAGTGTATAAAATGATGGGCATTGTGCTGGTGTTTCTATGATTCCTTCCATCTGTCATCTGTGCTTATTTCTATGCTGGAGAATCCGAGTGTTAGTTTTCTATGCTAAATTGtcgattttctttttcttatgtttttatGTATTGTGTGTTTGTTTATTAGCCCGTCGTTTCTATTTGTATTAGTGCACAGTTCtgttttttacttttgtttGTGGAAGTTGTGTGAATGATGATGTTCTATTTGAATATTTGTATTAGATGTATTCACTTTGCTTGAGCGCTTTGGCCTGTTGTGTATTGCTTTTAGTAGATTGCATGTTGATAATGTTTTTGTaagtatatatttataatatgtaAGATTTATTTCATTTGTTCAATTCATTGTTTCAACTGAACAAACAATTTTCTTTATGTGTGTGGTAACAGATGATTTAAGAGTGAGGATGCTCTCAAACTGATTTATCTTTGAAGCTTGATGTGTTTATCTTCAATGTGAATTTGAAGTGTCTCTAATGGGGAATATACTGAGTCTGAATAGTTCCAAGACTAGATGGAGTGATCCCTCTGTGGCGGCTTTGCAAGATGAAGCTTGCAAGAGGCAGAGGTTATTATCAAGCTCCTGTGAAGATAATTCAAGACTGATACCATCCCTTCCTGATGAGATATCAATCCAAATTCTAGCTAGGGTTCCTCGAATTAATTATTTAAGTCTGAAGTTAGTTTCGCATGTGTGGAAGGCTGCCCTTGTGAGCCCTGAACTATTTTGTGTGAGAAAAGAACTTGGAACCACGGAAGAGTGGCTCTACATATTAACAAGGGTCAAAGATGATAAGCTTTTATGGTATGGCTTGGACCCTATTTCCAGAAGATGGCAAAGGTTGCCACCAATGCCAAAAATCTCCTTTGAAGATGAAGTAAAGAAGGGTTTGGCTGCCTTTCCCCTTAGAGTGTGGAGCATGATGGGTTCACGTATCAAGATTGCTGATATCATCATGAGCTGGCTTGGTCGGAGAGATGCTCTGGATCGGATGCCATTTTGTGGTTGCTCCATTGGAGTTGTTGATGGTTGCATCTATGCATTAGGAGGATTTTCGAGAGCTTCGGCAATGAAGTCTGTTTGGCAGTATGATCCCGTCAAAAACTCTTGGACTGAGGCTAGCCCAATGTCTGTTGGTAGAGCGTATTGCAAGACGGGTATACTAAATAATAAGCTTTATGTTGTTGGAGGCGTTACTAGGGGTCGTGGTGGACTCAGCCCCCTTCAATCTGCAGAAGTTTACGACCCCCATACAGGAACATGGTCCCCATTACCAAACATGCCTTTTGCAAAAGCTCAGGTGTTGCCTACTGCTTTTCTGGCTGATTTGCTCAAGCCTATTGCGACAGGAATGACTTCATACAGGGGAAGGTTGTTTGTTCCTCAGAGTTTGTATTGCTGGCCATTTTTTGTTGATGTTGGGGGTGAGGTTTATGATCCGAATGTAAATTCATGGCTTGAAATGCCAATTGGCATGGGTGAAGGTTGGCCAGCGAGGCAAGCCGGAACAAAGTTGAGTGTTACAGTCAATGGTGATTTATATGCCCTTGATCCTTCAAATTCCCTTGACAGTGCAAAGATCAAGGTATATGATTATGAAGGTGATAGCTGGAAAGTTGCTGCAGGAGATGTTCCTATTCATGATTTCAC
The genomic region above belongs to Arachis duranensis cultivar V14167 chromosome 3, aradu.V14167.gnm2.J7QH, whole genome shotgun sequence and contains:
- the LOC107481753 gene encoding uncharacterized protein LOC107481753 — protein: MMNMMSQKTKSSRKMVRRGFMCHSQASTAVCMSTHDNRSVVVPRRPDRSVSLDDSKLINPSKYSKLGESRRFRPVPLIKQRGEDHVQVMNQPRELHKPPTENVFQVVVMRVAIHCQGCAGKVKKHLSKMEGVTSISIDIESKRVTVMGHISPVGVLESISKVKKAELWTPSTSSS
- the LOC107481751 gene encoding F-box/kelch-repeat protein At1g22040 codes for the protein MGNILSLNSSKTRWSDPSVAALQDEACKRQRLLSSSCEDNSRLIPSLPDEISIQILARVPRINYLSLKLVSHVWKAALVSPELFCVRKELGTTEEWLYILTRVKDDKLLWYGLDPISRRWQRLPPMPKISFEDEVKKGLAAFPLRVWSMMGSRIKIADIIMSWLGRRDALDRMPFCGCSIGVVDGCIYALGGFSRASAMKSVWQYDPVKNSWTEASPMSVGRAYCKTGILNNKLYVVGGVTRGRGGLSPLQSAEVYDPHTGTWSPLPNMPFAKAQVLPTAFLADLLKPIATGMTSYRGRLFVPQSLYCWPFFVDVGGEVYDPNVNSWLEMPIGMGEGWPARQAGTKLSVTVNGDLYALDPSNSLDSAKIKVYDYEGDSWKVAAGDVPIHDFTDAESPYLLAGLLGKIHVITKDANHNITVFQADLQSDLASGQPNLSSSDYSSSEHADSSAESRIWRVLASRSGRSAELVSCQSLKI